A portion of the Mustela erminea isolate mMusErm1 chromosome 19, mMusErm1.Pri, whole genome shotgun sequence genome contains these proteins:
- the VPS9D1 gene encoding VPS9 domain-containing protein 1 isoform X1: MAAAAGDGAVKPLQGAMKLANGAIELDTGNRPREAYVEYLRSIHYISQVLLEEAETTPEGGDTLAPDTSKMLKLAEQCLERAQSTAAQLGKTHLKPAVPVAAPGTSSTSRHRRVYSDEGGKLSPFLPPEIFQKLQVVESQGSKKELTPLEEASLQNQKLKAAYEARMARLDPSQAVQKTSLTLSLQRQMLENLVIAKAREETLHRKMEERRLRLQEAANRRFCSQVALTPEEREQRALYAAILEYEQDHDWPKHWKARLKKSPGDLSLVTSLVSHLLSIPDHPISQLLKKLQCAVYQTLYPLVSRAAVGAAPTPSCCSLPPDADGLLAPGSRRLRPSHSLYCMLSPAEPSPAPQPPEGTHARPPVPPPHAGAPDRGPDSSPAGPSSPLAHSWTGVQGKDSSFEDLEHFLATSEGWGRGRGWPPEPQTMGVKKEPLQEQLESTVKDIHGAIDRLLSLTLLAFEGLNATASKDRCLACIEEPFFSPLWPLLLALYRSVHRLREAALSRSMELYRNASPAAVGVPRKLLPRDLEASGAGAYPYCAAARELGLLVLESCPQKKLECIVRVLRVICACAEDYCRAQEAAPEARPLLGATAIGADDLLPILSFVVLRSGLPQLVSECAALEEFIHEGYLIGEEGYCLTSLQSALNYVELLPRGALGK; the protein is encoded by the exons ATGGCCGCTGCGGCCGGGGACGGCGCGGTGAAGCCGCTGCAGGGCGCCATGAAGCTGGCCAACGGGGCCATCGAGCTGGACACCGGCAACCGGCCTCGG GAGGCGTACGTGGAGTACCTGAGGAGCATCCACTACATCTCGCAGGTGCTGCTGGAAGAAGCGGAAACCACCCCAG AAGGTGGAGACACTCTGGCCCCAGACACCTCAAAGATGCTGAAACTGGCTGAGCAGTGTCTGGAGAGGGCCCAGTCAACAGCTGCCCAGCTCG GGAAAACACACCTGAAGCCAGCTGTGCCCGTGGCTGCTCCGGGCACCTCATCCACCAGTCGACATCGCCGGGTGTACTCGGATGAAGGGGGGAAACTATCTCCATTTCTGCCGCCCGAGATCTTCCAGAAGCTGCAGGTGGTAGAGTCACAAGGTTCTAAGAA GGAGCTGACCCCTCTGGAGGAGGCGTCTCTGCAGAACCAGAAGCTGAAGGCCGCCTACGAGGCACGGATGGCCCGTCTGGACCCCAGCCAGGCCGTGCAGAAGACCTCCCTG aCCTTGTCCCTGCAACGACAGATGCTGGAGAACCTTGTGATCGCCAAAGCCCGGGAGGAGACA CTGCACAGGAAGATGGAGGAGCGCCGGCTACGGCTCCAGGAGGCAGCCAACAG GAGGTTCTGCAGTCAAGTCGCCCTGACCCCAGAGGAGCGGGAGCAGCGGGCCCTCTATGCCGCCATCCTCGAGTACGAGCAAGACCAC GACTGGCCGAAGCACTGGAAGGCCCGGCTCAAGAAAAGCCCCGGGGACCTGTCGCTCGTGACCAGCCTGGTCTCCCACCTGCTCAG CATCCCCGACCACCCCATCTCGCAGCTCCTGAAGAAGCTCCAGTGTGCGGTGTACCAGACGCTGTACCCCCTCGTCAGCAGGGCCGCTGTGggcgccgcccccacccccagctgctgcTCTCTGCCCCCGGATGCTGACGGGCTGCTGGCCCCTGGAAGCCGGCGACTCCGGCCCTCGCACAGCCTCTACTGCATGCTCTCCCCCGCGGAGCCCAGCCCGGCCCCGCAGCCGCCGGAGGGAACCCACGCCCGTCCCCCCGTGCCCCCTCCTCACGCCGGCGCCCCAGACCGAGGGCCGGACAGCAGCCCCGCGGGACCCTCCTCGCCCCTGGCTCACAGCTGGACCGGTGTGCAGGGCAAAGACAGCTCCTTTGAGGACCTCGAACACTTCTTGGCTACTTCTGAGGGGTGGGGCCGGGGGCGAGGGTGGCCCCCTGAGCCCCAGACGATGGGCGTGAAGAAGGAGCCGCTGCAGGAGCAGCTGGAGAGCACCGTGAAGGACATACACGGCGCCATCG ACAGGCTGCTCTCGCTGACCCTCCTGGCTTTCGAAGGCCTGAACGCAACCGCCTCCAAGGACCGATGCCTGGCCTGCATCGAGGAGCCCTTCTTCTCTCCACTCTGGCCCCTGCTGCTGGCGCTCTACAG GAGCGTGCACCGCCTCCGGGAGGCCGCCCTGAGCAGGAGCATGGAACTCTACAGGAACGCGTCCCCCGCCGCCGTGGGCGTTCCCAGGAAGCTCCTGCCCCGGGACCTGGAGGCCTCGGGCGCCGGTGCTTACCCCTACTGCGCGGCGGCCCGAGAGCTGGGCCTGCTGGTCCTGGAGAGCTGTCCGCAGAAGAAGCTGGAGTGCATCG TGCGCGTGCTCCGGGTCATCTGCGCCTGCGCCGAGGATTACTGCCGCGCCCAGGAGGCCGCCCCGGAGGCCAGACCCCTACTGGGTGCCACGGCCAT TGGTGCCGATGACCTGCTGCCTATCTTGTCCTTTGTGGTGCTGAGAAGTGGCCTCCCCCAGTTGGTGTCGGAGTGCGCAGCCCTGGAGGAGTTCATCCATGAGGG GTACCTGATCGGAGAGGAGGGCTACTGCCTGACCTCACTGCAGAGTGCCCTGAACTACGTGGAGCTGCTGCCCCGAGGGGCTCTGGGCAAGTAG
- the VPS9D1 gene encoding VPS9 domain-containing protein 1 isoform X4, with amino-acid sequence MMDSLALEGGDTLAPDTSKMLKLAEQCLERAQSTAAQLGKTHLKPAVPVAAPGTSSTSRHRRVYSDEGGKLSPFLPPEIFQKLQVVESQGSKKELTPLEEASLQNQKLKAAYEARMARLDPSQAVQKTSLTLSLQRQMLENLVIAKAREETLHRKMEERRLRLQEAANRRFCSQVALTPEEREQRALYAAILEYEQDHDWPKHWKARLKKSPGDLSLVTSLVSHLLSIPDHPISQLLKKLQCAVYQTLYPLVSRAAVGAAPTPSCCSLPPDADGLLAPGSRRLRPSHSLYCMLSPAEPSPAPQPPEGTHARPPVPPPHAGAPDRGPDSSPAGPSSPLAHSWTGVQGKDSSFEDLEHFLATSEGWGRGRGWPPEPQTMGVKKEPLQEQLESTVKDIHGAIDRLLSLTLLAFEGLNATASKDRCLACIEEPFFSPLWPLLLALYRSVHRLREAALSRSMELYRNASPAAVGVPRKLLPRDLEASGAGAYPYCAAARELGLLVLESCPQKKLECIVRVLRVICACAEDYCRAQEAAPEARPLLGATAIGADDLLPILSFVVLRSGLPQLVSECAALEEFIHEGYLIGEEGYCLTSLQSALNYVELLPRGALGK; translated from the exons ATGATGGACAGCTTAGCGCTTG AAGGTGGAGACACTCTGGCCCCAGACACCTCAAAGATGCTGAAACTGGCTGAGCAGTGTCTGGAGAGGGCCCAGTCAACAGCTGCCCAGCTCG GGAAAACACACCTGAAGCCAGCTGTGCCCGTGGCTGCTCCGGGCACCTCATCCACCAGTCGACATCGCCGGGTGTACTCGGATGAAGGGGGGAAACTATCTCCATTTCTGCCGCCCGAGATCTTCCAGAAGCTGCAGGTGGTAGAGTCACAAGGTTCTAAGAA GGAGCTGACCCCTCTGGAGGAGGCGTCTCTGCAGAACCAGAAGCTGAAGGCCGCCTACGAGGCACGGATGGCCCGTCTGGACCCCAGCCAGGCCGTGCAGAAGACCTCCCTG aCCTTGTCCCTGCAACGACAGATGCTGGAGAACCTTGTGATCGCCAAAGCCCGGGAGGAGACA CTGCACAGGAAGATGGAGGAGCGCCGGCTACGGCTCCAGGAGGCAGCCAACAG GAGGTTCTGCAGTCAAGTCGCCCTGACCCCAGAGGAGCGGGAGCAGCGGGCCCTCTATGCCGCCATCCTCGAGTACGAGCAAGACCAC GACTGGCCGAAGCACTGGAAGGCCCGGCTCAAGAAAAGCCCCGGGGACCTGTCGCTCGTGACCAGCCTGGTCTCCCACCTGCTCAG CATCCCCGACCACCCCATCTCGCAGCTCCTGAAGAAGCTCCAGTGTGCGGTGTACCAGACGCTGTACCCCCTCGTCAGCAGGGCCGCTGTGggcgccgcccccacccccagctgctgcTCTCTGCCCCCGGATGCTGACGGGCTGCTGGCCCCTGGAAGCCGGCGACTCCGGCCCTCGCACAGCCTCTACTGCATGCTCTCCCCCGCGGAGCCCAGCCCGGCCCCGCAGCCGCCGGAGGGAACCCACGCCCGTCCCCCCGTGCCCCCTCCTCACGCCGGCGCCCCAGACCGAGGGCCGGACAGCAGCCCCGCGGGACCCTCCTCGCCCCTGGCTCACAGCTGGACCGGTGTGCAGGGCAAAGACAGCTCCTTTGAGGACCTCGAACACTTCTTGGCTACTTCTGAGGGGTGGGGCCGGGGGCGAGGGTGGCCCCCTGAGCCCCAGACGATGGGCGTGAAGAAGGAGCCGCTGCAGGAGCAGCTGGAGAGCACCGTGAAGGACATACACGGCGCCATCG ACAGGCTGCTCTCGCTGACCCTCCTGGCTTTCGAAGGCCTGAACGCAACCGCCTCCAAGGACCGATGCCTGGCCTGCATCGAGGAGCCCTTCTTCTCTCCACTCTGGCCCCTGCTGCTGGCGCTCTACAG GAGCGTGCACCGCCTCCGGGAGGCCGCCCTGAGCAGGAGCATGGAACTCTACAGGAACGCGTCCCCCGCCGCCGTGGGCGTTCCCAGGAAGCTCCTGCCCCGGGACCTGGAGGCCTCGGGCGCCGGTGCTTACCCCTACTGCGCGGCGGCCCGAGAGCTGGGCCTGCTGGTCCTGGAGAGCTGTCCGCAGAAGAAGCTGGAGTGCATCG TGCGCGTGCTCCGGGTCATCTGCGCCTGCGCCGAGGATTACTGCCGCGCCCAGGAGGCCGCCCCGGAGGCCAGACCCCTACTGGGTGCCACGGCCAT TGGTGCCGATGACCTGCTGCCTATCTTGTCCTTTGTGGTGCTGAGAAGTGGCCTCCCCCAGTTGGTGTCGGAGTGCGCAGCCCTGGAGGAGTTCATCCATGAGGG GTACCTGATCGGAGAGGAGGGCTACTGCCTGACCTCACTGCAGAGTGCCCTGAACTACGTGGAGCTGCTGCCCCGAGGGGCTCTGGGCAAGTAG
- the VPS9D1 gene encoding VPS9 domain-containing protein 1 isoform X3, giving the protein MAAAAGDGAVKPLQGAMKLANGAIELDTGNRPREAYVEYLRSIHYISQVLLEEAETTPEGGDTLAPDTSKMLKLAEQCLERAQSTAAQLGKTHLKPAVPVAAPGTSSTSRHRRVYSDEGGKLSPFLPPEIFQKLQVVESQGSKKELTPLEEASLQNQKLKAAYEARMARLDPSQAVQKTSLTLSLQRQMLENLVIAKAREETLHRKMEERRLRLQEAANRRFCSQVALTPEEREQRALYAAILEYEQDHDWPKHWKARLKKSPGDLSLVTSLVSHLLRAAVGAAPTPSCCSLPPDADGLLAPGSRRLRPSHSLYCMLSPAEPSPAPQPPEGTHARPPVPPPHAGAPDRGPDSSPAGPSSPLAHSWTGVQGKDSSFEDLEHFLATSEGWGRGRGWPPEPQTMGVKKEPLQEQLESTVKDIHGAIDRLLSLTLLAFEGLNATASKDRCLACIEEPFFSPLWPLLLALYRSVHRLREAALSRSMELYRNASPAAVGVPRKLLPRDLEASGAGAYPYCAAARELGLLVLESCPQKKLECIVRVLRVICACAEDYCRAQEAAPEARPLLGATAIGADDLLPILSFVVLRSGLPQLVSECAALEEFIHEGYLIGEEGYCLTSLQSALNYVELLPRGALGK; this is encoded by the exons ATGGCCGCTGCGGCCGGGGACGGCGCGGTGAAGCCGCTGCAGGGCGCCATGAAGCTGGCCAACGGGGCCATCGAGCTGGACACCGGCAACCGGCCTCGG GAGGCGTACGTGGAGTACCTGAGGAGCATCCACTACATCTCGCAGGTGCTGCTGGAAGAAGCGGAAACCACCCCAG AAGGTGGAGACACTCTGGCCCCAGACACCTCAAAGATGCTGAAACTGGCTGAGCAGTGTCTGGAGAGGGCCCAGTCAACAGCTGCCCAGCTCG GGAAAACACACCTGAAGCCAGCTGTGCCCGTGGCTGCTCCGGGCACCTCATCCACCAGTCGACATCGCCGGGTGTACTCGGATGAAGGGGGGAAACTATCTCCATTTCTGCCGCCCGAGATCTTCCAGAAGCTGCAGGTGGTAGAGTCACAAGGTTCTAAGAA GGAGCTGACCCCTCTGGAGGAGGCGTCTCTGCAGAACCAGAAGCTGAAGGCCGCCTACGAGGCACGGATGGCCCGTCTGGACCCCAGCCAGGCCGTGCAGAAGACCTCCCTG aCCTTGTCCCTGCAACGACAGATGCTGGAGAACCTTGTGATCGCCAAAGCCCGGGAGGAGACA CTGCACAGGAAGATGGAGGAGCGCCGGCTACGGCTCCAGGAGGCAGCCAACAG GAGGTTCTGCAGTCAAGTCGCCCTGACCCCAGAGGAGCGGGAGCAGCGGGCCCTCTATGCCGCCATCCTCGAGTACGAGCAAGACCAC GACTGGCCGAAGCACTGGAAGGCCCGGCTCAAGAAAAGCCCCGGGGACCTGTCGCTCGTGACCAGCCTGGTCTCCCACCTGCTCAG GGCCGCTGTGggcgccgcccccacccccagctgctgcTCTCTGCCCCCGGATGCTGACGGGCTGCTGGCCCCTGGAAGCCGGCGACTCCGGCCCTCGCACAGCCTCTACTGCATGCTCTCCCCCGCGGAGCCCAGCCCGGCCCCGCAGCCGCCGGAGGGAACCCACGCCCGTCCCCCCGTGCCCCCTCCTCACGCCGGCGCCCCAGACCGAGGGCCGGACAGCAGCCCCGCGGGACCCTCCTCGCCCCTGGCTCACAGCTGGACCGGTGTGCAGGGCAAAGACAGCTCCTTTGAGGACCTCGAACACTTCTTGGCTACTTCTGAGGGGTGGGGCCGGGGGCGAGGGTGGCCCCCTGAGCCCCAGACGATGGGCGTGAAGAAGGAGCCGCTGCAGGAGCAGCTGGAGAGCACCGTGAAGGACATACACGGCGCCATCG ACAGGCTGCTCTCGCTGACCCTCCTGGCTTTCGAAGGCCTGAACGCAACCGCCTCCAAGGACCGATGCCTGGCCTGCATCGAGGAGCCCTTCTTCTCTCCACTCTGGCCCCTGCTGCTGGCGCTCTACAG GAGCGTGCACCGCCTCCGGGAGGCCGCCCTGAGCAGGAGCATGGAACTCTACAGGAACGCGTCCCCCGCCGCCGTGGGCGTTCCCAGGAAGCTCCTGCCCCGGGACCTGGAGGCCTCGGGCGCCGGTGCTTACCCCTACTGCGCGGCGGCCCGAGAGCTGGGCCTGCTGGTCCTGGAGAGCTGTCCGCAGAAGAAGCTGGAGTGCATCG TGCGCGTGCTCCGGGTCATCTGCGCCTGCGCCGAGGATTACTGCCGCGCCCAGGAGGCCGCCCCGGAGGCCAGACCCCTACTGGGTGCCACGGCCAT TGGTGCCGATGACCTGCTGCCTATCTTGTCCTTTGTGGTGCTGAGAAGTGGCCTCCCCCAGTTGGTGTCGGAGTGCGCAGCCCTGGAGGAGTTCATCCATGAGGG GTACCTGATCGGAGAGGAGGGCTACTGCCTGACCTCACTGCAGAGTGCCCTGAACTACGTGGAGCTGCTGCCCCGAGGGGCTCTGGGCAAGTAG
- the VPS9D1 gene encoding VPS9 domain-containing protein 1 isoform X2, with translation MAAAAGDGAVKPLQGAMKLANGAIELDTGNRPREAYVEYLRSIHYISQVLLEEAETTPEGGDTLAPDTSKMLKLAEQCLERAQSTAAQLGKTHLKPAVPVAAPGTSSTSRHRRVYSDEGGKLSPFLPPEIFQKLQVVESQGSKKELTPLEEASLQNQKLKAAYEARMARLDPSQAVQKTSLTLSLQRQMLENLVIAKAREETLHRKMEERRLRLQEAANRRFCSQVALTPEEREQRALYAAILEYEQDHDWPKHWKARLKKSPGDLSLVTSLVSHLLSIPDHPISQLLKKLQCAVYQTLYPLVSRAAVGAAPTPSCCSLPPDADGLLAPGSRRLRPSHSLYCMLSPAEPSPAPQPPEGTHARPPVPPPHAGAPDRGPDSSPAGPSSPLAHSWTGVQGKDSSFEDLEHFLATSEGWGRGRGWPPEPQTMGVKKEPLQEQLESTVKDIHGAIGLNATASKDRCLACIEEPFFSPLWPLLLALYRSVHRLREAALSRSMELYRNASPAAVGVPRKLLPRDLEASGAGAYPYCAAARELGLLVLESCPQKKLECIVRVLRVICACAEDYCRAQEAAPEARPLLGATAIGADDLLPILSFVVLRSGLPQLVSECAALEEFIHEGYLIGEEGYCLTSLQSALNYVELLPRGALGK, from the exons ATGGCCGCTGCGGCCGGGGACGGCGCGGTGAAGCCGCTGCAGGGCGCCATGAAGCTGGCCAACGGGGCCATCGAGCTGGACACCGGCAACCGGCCTCGG GAGGCGTACGTGGAGTACCTGAGGAGCATCCACTACATCTCGCAGGTGCTGCTGGAAGAAGCGGAAACCACCCCAG AAGGTGGAGACACTCTGGCCCCAGACACCTCAAAGATGCTGAAACTGGCTGAGCAGTGTCTGGAGAGGGCCCAGTCAACAGCTGCCCAGCTCG GGAAAACACACCTGAAGCCAGCTGTGCCCGTGGCTGCTCCGGGCACCTCATCCACCAGTCGACATCGCCGGGTGTACTCGGATGAAGGGGGGAAACTATCTCCATTTCTGCCGCCCGAGATCTTCCAGAAGCTGCAGGTGGTAGAGTCACAAGGTTCTAAGAA GGAGCTGACCCCTCTGGAGGAGGCGTCTCTGCAGAACCAGAAGCTGAAGGCCGCCTACGAGGCACGGATGGCCCGTCTGGACCCCAGCCAGGCCGTGCAGAAGACCTCCCTG aCCTTGTCCCTGCAACGACAGATGCTGGAGAACCTTGTGATCGCCAAAGCCCGGGAGGAGACA CTGCACAGGAAGATGGAGGAGCGCCGGCTACGGCTCCAGGAGGCAGCCAACAG GAGGTTCTGCAGTCAAGTCGCCCTGACCCCAGAGGAGCGGGAGCAGCGGGCCCTCTATGCCGCCATCCTCGAGTACGAGCAAGACCAC GACTGGCCGAAGCACTGGAAGGCCCGGCTCAAGAAAAGCCCCGGGGACCTGTCGCTCGTGACCAGCCTGGTCTCCCACCTGCTCAG CATCCCCGACCACCCCATCTCGCAGCTCCTGAAGAAGCTCCAGTGTGCGGTGTACCAGACGCTGTACCCCCTCGTCAGCAGGGCCGCTGTGggcgccgcccccacccccagctgctgcTCTCTGCCCCCGGATGCTGACGGGCTGCTGGCCCCTGGAAGCCGGCGACTCCGGCCCTCGCACAGCCTCTACTGCATGCTCTCCCCCGCGGAGCCCAGCCCGGCCCCGCAGCCGCCGGAGGGAACCCACGCCCGTCCCCCCGTGCCCCCTCCTCACGCCGGCGCCCCAGACCGAGGGCCGGACAGCAGCCCCGCGGGACCCTCCTCGCCCCTGGCTCACAGCTGGACCGGTGTGCAGGGCAAAGACAGCTCCTTTGAGGACCTCGAACACTTCTTGGCTACTTCTGAGGGGTGGGGCCGGGGGCGAGGGTGGCCCCCTGAGCCCCAGACGATGGGCGTGAAGAAGGAGCCGCTGCAGGAGCAGCTGGAGAGCACCGTGAAGGACATACACGGCGCCATCG GCCTGAACGCAACCGCCTCCAAGGACCGATGCCTGGCCTGCATCGAGGAGCCCTTCTTCTCTCCACTCTGGCCCCTGCTGCTGGCGCTCTACAG GAGCGTGCACCGCCTCCGGGAGGCCGCCCTGAGCAGGAGCATGGAACTCTACAGGAACGCGTCCCCCGCCGCCGTGGGCGTTCCCAGGAAGCTCCTGCCCCGGGACCTGGAGGCCTCGGGCGCCGGTGCTTACCCCTACTGCGCGGCGGCCCGAGAGCTGGGCCTGCTGGTCCTGGAGAGCTGTCCGCAGAAGAAGCTGGAGTGCATCG TGCGCGTGCTCCGGGTCATCTGCGCCTGCGCCGAGGATTACTGCCGCGCCCAGGAGGCCGCCCCGGAGGCCAGACCCCTACTGGGTGCCACGGCCAT TGGTGCCGATGACCTGCTGCCTATCTTGTCCTTTGTGGTGCTGAGAAGTGGCCTCCCCCAGTTGGTGTCGGAGTGCGCAGCCCTGGAGGAGTTCATCCATGAGGG GTACCTGATCGGAGAGGAGGGCTACTGCCTGACCTCACTGCAGAGTGCCCTGAACTACGTGGAGCTGCTGCCCCGAGGGGCTCTGGGCAAGTAG